A DNA window from Janibacter sp. A1S7 contains the following coding sequences:
- the hisF gene encoding imidazole glycerol phosphate synthase subunit HisF encodes MSLAVRVIPCLDVDAGRVVKGVNFDNLRDAGDPVELARRYGAEGADELTFLDVTASSGDRSTTYDVVTRTAEEVFIPLTVGGGVRTVEDVDRLLRCGADKVGVNTAAIARPELISEVADRFGAQVLVLSADVRRRRDESGSLVGGFEVTTHGGRRGTGIDAVEWCARAAELGAGEILLNSMDRDGTKAGFDLELIAAVRPEVGIPVIASGGAGVAEHFPPAVDTGADAVLAASIFHFGEVTLSEVKDALAATGHPVRRGDAGAGRSGS; translated from the coding sequence CGTGACGCCGGCGACCCGGTCGAGCTCGCTCGTCGGTACGGGGCCGAAGGGGCGGACGAGCTGACCTTCCTCGACGTCACCGCCAGCAGCGGCGATCGGTCCACGACCTATGACGTCGTCACCAGGACCGCAGAGGAGGTCTTCATCCCGTTGACCGTCGGTGGCGGAGTACGCACCGTCGAGGACGTCGACCGGCTGCTGCGCTGCGGGGCGGACAAGGTCGGGGTCAACACCGCAGCCATCGCGCGCCCGGAGCTGATCAGCGAGGTCGCCGACCGCTTCGGCGCCCAGGTGCTCGTGCTCTCCGCCGACGTGCGTCGCCGACGGGACGAGAGCGGCTCCCTCGTGGGCGGCTTCGAGGTGACGACCCACGGCGGTCGGCGCGGCACCGGGATCGATGCCGTCGAGTGGTGCGCGCGGGCTGCCGAGCTCGGTGCCGGTGAGATCCTGCTCAACTCGATGGACAGGGACGGCACCAAGGCAGGCTTCGACCTCGAGCTCATCGCGGCGGTGCGACCCGAGGTGGGCATCCCGGTGATCGCCAGCGGGGGTGCCGGTGTTGCGGAGCACTTCCCACCCGCGGTGGACACCGGCGCCGACGCCGTACTCGCGGCGAGCATCTTCCACTTCGGTGAGGTGACGCTCAGCGAGGTCAAGGACGCACTGGCCGCCACCGGTCACCCGGTGCGTCGCGGTGATGCCGGGGCCGGCAGGAGCGGCTCCTAG